A portion of the Epinephelus moara isolate mb chromosome 4, YSFRI_EMoa_1.0, whole genome shotgun sequence genome contains these proteins:
- the LOC126388561 gene encoding protocadherin gamma-A12-like gives MGDKGFPPLRPILCFASFIVTLHLVNGDLSYSIPEEMKRESVIGNIAKDLGLDLRTLSSRKARVDVEGTRKRYCDINLSTGDLITSERIDRESLCGKKPSCVVKVDLVLENPLELRLELHRLSLHIQDVNDNSPKFKKQLIEMEVWESAEKGNRFSIEEAHDADIGQNAVQRYSLEKNDNFILAVDSNKVELVLENKIDREKQKEINLLLTAFDGGSPQRSGTVVIHVTVLDANDNAPVFSQAVYKASLPENSPPDTLVITVSATDADEGVNGDVTYDLSHVSDDDVNVFSIDPKSGEIRVTGVIDFEESSSFEMRVEAKDGLGLTSYAKVLIDVTDVNDNAPVIYLKSFSNAVPENVSPGTEVGIINVQDSDSENNGQVRCFIQQNAPFKLVPSIKNYYSLVTTGQLDREVVSDYNITITATDEGSPPLSSCKTVELSVADINDNPPVFEEQSYSAYVSENNKPGSTLCSVSARDPDWRQNGTVIYSLLPGEVNGAPVSSYVSVNGDTGVIHAVRSFDYEQFRSFKVHVMGRDNGSPPLSSNVTVSVFISDVNDNSPQILYPGPEGNSFMTELVPKAAHGGSLVSKVIAVDADSGQNAWLSYDIVKSTDPGLFTIGVHSGEIRTQRDISESDSMKQNLIVSVKDNGQPSLSATCSMYLLISDNLAEVPELKDISYDEKNSKLTSYLIIALVSVSTFFLTFIIIILGVRFCRRRKPRLLFDGAVAIPSAYLPPNYADVDGTGTLRSTYNYDAYLTTGSRTSDFKFVSSYNDNTLPADQTLRKSPSDFADAFGDSDASPEV, from the exons ATGGGAGACAAAGGATTTCCACCGCTTCGCCCGATCCTCTGCTTTGCTTCCTTTATTGTAACGCTGCACCTTGTCAATGGAGACCTGAGTTATTCTATCCCAGAAGAGATGAAACGCGAGTCTGTTATTGGAAATATAGCCAAAGATCTCGGTCTTGATCTGAGGACATTATCTTCCCGAAAGGCCCGTGTGGATGTTGAAGGAACTCGTAAGCGGTACTGTGATATTAATCTGAGTACTGGAGATTTGATCACATCGGAGAGAATTGACAGAGAAAGCCTTTGTGGCAAGAAACCGTCGTGTGTTGTGAAGGTCGATCTGGTGTTGGAAAATCCTCTGGAGCTTC GACTGGAGCTTCATCGACTAAGTCTTCATATTCAAGATGTGAACGACAACTCGCCGAAATTCAAAAAACAACTGATTGAAATGGAAGTATGGGAGTCTGCGGAAAAGGGTAACCGTTTCTCTATCGAGGAGGCCCATGACGCAGATATAGGTCAAAATGCTGTTCAAAGATACAGCCTAGAAAAGAACGACAACTTTATTCTCGCTGTTGACAGCAACAAGGTTGAACTCGTGCTAGAGAATAAAATTGATCGAGAAAAGCAAAAGGAGATTAATTTGCTTCTGACAGCTTTCGATGGTGGCTCTCCTCAGAGATCAGGTACTGTAGTGATACACGTCACTGTGCTGGATGCTAATGATAACGCCCCAGTGTTCAGCCAGGCCGTTTATAAAGCCAGTCTGCCTGAAAACTCTCCTCCAGATACTTTAGTGATTACTGTTAGTGCTACTGACGCAGATGAAGGAGTGAATGGAGATGTGACATATGACTTGAGCCATGTGTCTGACGACgatgtaaatgtgttttctatTGATCCTAAATCTGGAGAGATTAGAGTAACTGGAGTGATTGACTTTGAAGAAAGCAGTTCTTTTGAGATGAGAGTGGAAGCTAAAGATGGTTTAGGTTTAACCTCTTATGCTAAAGTTTTAATAGATGTTACTGATGTGAATGATAATGCTCCAGTGATATATCTGAAATCATTTTCTAACGCCGTACCAGAGAATGTATCACCTGGTACAGAGGTGGGCATCATTAACGTGCAGGATAGCGACTCTGAGAATAATGGACAGGTCCGCTGCTTCATTCAGCAAAACGCCCCTTTTAAGTTGGTTCCTTCTATTAAAAACTATTATTCTCTGGTGACCACAGGACAACTGGACCGTGAAGTAGTGTCTGATTACAACATTACAATCACTGCCACTGACGAGGGCTCTCCACCTCTGTCCtcctgtaaaactgttgagttaTCTGTAGCAGACATCAACGACAACCCACCTGTGTTTGAGGAACAGTCGTACAGCGCATATGTGAGTGAAAATAACAAACCTGGCTCCACTTTATGTTCCGTTAGTGCTCGAGACCCCGACTGGAGACAAAACGGTACAGTGATTTATTCTCTGTTACCCGGTGAGGTGAACGGTGCCCCGGTGTCCTCCTATGTGTCTGTTAACGGAGACACGGGGGTGATCCACGCTGTGAGGTCGTTTGATTATGAACAGTTCAGGAGCTTTAAAGTCCACGTGATGGGCAGAGACAACGGTTCTCCTCCGCTGAGCAGCAACGTGACCGTCAGTGTGTTCATATCGGATGTGAATGACAACTCTCCTCAGATACTGTACCCCGGGCCGGAGGGCAACTCCTTCATGACCGAGCTGGTCCCCAAAGCTGCACACGGAGGCTCTCTGGTGTCCAAAGTGATAGCGGTGGACGCGGACTCCGGACAGAACGCCTGGCTGTCCTATGATATAGTGAAATCCACTGATCCGGGCCTTTTCACTATTGGTGTCCACAGCGGAGAGATCAGGACACAGCGGGACATTTCCGAGTCTGACAGCATGAAACAGAACCTGATTGTGTCAGTGAAAGATAACGGACAGCCCTCTCTGTCTGCCACCTGTTCCATGTATTTACTGATTTCTGATAACTTGGCTGAGGTGCCAGAACTGAAGGACATTTCTTATGATGAGAAGAATTCCAAACTGACGTCTTATCTGATCATCGCGCTGGTGTCTGTGTCGACGTTTTTCCtgaccttcatcatcatcatcctgggTGTGAGGTTTTGTCGCAGGAGAAAGCCCAGACTGTTGTTTGATGGAGCAGTTGCCATCCCCAGCGCTTATCTCCCTCCTAATTACGCAGATGTTGACGGCACAGGAACTTTACGCAGCACTTACAATTATGACGCCTACCTGACAACAGGTTCAAGAACCAGTGACTTTAAGTTCGTGTCATCTTACAATGACAACACACTGCCTGCTGACCAGACTCTGAGGAAAAGTCCATCAGACTTTGCTGATGCCTTTGGAGATAGCGATGCTTCACCTGAG gTTTAG
- the LOC126388562 gene encoding protocadherin beta-16-like: protein MRDKGFPALGPIFCFASFIVTLHLVNGDLSYSIPEEMKRESVIGNIAKDLGLDLRTLSSRKARVDFTGTRKRYCDINLSTGDLITSERIDRESLCGKKPSCVVKVDLVLENPLELHRLSLHIQDVNDNSPQFNDNLIEMEISESADKGNRFSIDEAHDADIGQNAVQRYSLEKNDNFILAVDSNKVELVLENKLDREKRNQINLLLTAFDGGSPQRSGTVVIHVTVLDANDNAPVFSQAVYKASLPENSPPDTIVMTVSATDADEGVNGDITYHFGHISDDDVNVFSIDSKTGEIRVTGMIDFEGSSSFEMRVKAKDGLGLTSYAKVIIDVTDMNDNAPVINLKSLTNPIPENVSPGTEVGIINVQDRDSEKNGQVRCSIQQNAPFKLIPSIKNYYSLVTTGQLDREVVSDYNITITASDEGSPPLSSSKTVELSVADINDNPPVFEEQSYSAYVSENNKPGSTLCSVSARDPDWRQNGTVIYSLLPGEVNGAPVSSYVSVNGDTGVIHAVRSFDYEQFRSFKVHVMGRDNGSPPLSSNVTVSVFISDVNDNSPQILYPGPEGNSFMTELVPKAAHGGSLVSKVIAVDADSGQNAWLSYDIVKSTDPGLFTIGVHSGEIRTQRDISESDSMKQNLIVSVKDNGQPSLSATCSMYLLISDNLAEVPELKDISYDEKNSKLTSYLIIALVSVSTFFLTFIIIILGVRFCRRRKPRLLFDGAVAIPSAYLPPNYADVDGTGTLRSTYNYDAYLTTGSRTSDFKFVSSYNDNTLPADQTLRKSPSDFADAFEDCDASPEVGTSNQSDQFVTGSVTLILIRSPLLDSSLHH, encoded by the exons ATGCGAGACAAAGGATTTCCAGCACTAGGCCCGATCTTCTGCTTTGCTTCCTTTATTGTAACGCTGCACCTCGTTAATGGAGACCTGAGTTATTCTATCCCAGAAGAGATGAAACGCGAGTCTGTTATTGGAAATATAGCCAAAGATCTCGGTCTTGATCTGAGGACATTATCTTCCCGAAAGGCCCGTGTGGATTTTACGGGGACTCGTAAACGGTACTGTGATATTAATCTGAGTACTGGAGATTTGATCACATCGGAGAGAATTGACAGAGAAAGCCTTTGTGGCAAGAAACCGTCGTGTGTTGTGAAGGTTGATCTGGTGTTAGAAAATCCTCTGGAGCTTCATCGACTAAGTCTTCATATTCAAGATGTGAACGACAACTCGCCGCAATTCAACGACAATTTGATTGAAATGGAAATAAGCGAGTCAGCAGACAAGGGTAACCGCTTCTCTATCGACGAGGCCCATGACGCAGATATAGGTCAAAATGCTGTTCAAAG GTACAGCCTAGAAAAGAACGACAACTTTATTCTCGCTGTTGACAGCAACAAG GTTGAACTCGTACTGGAAAATAAACTTGATCGAGAAAAGCGAAACCAAATTAATTTGCTTCTGACAGCTTTCGATGGTGGCTCTCCTCAGAGATCAGGTACTGTAGTTATACACGTCACTGTGCTGGATGCTAATGATAACGCCCCAGTGTTCAGTCAGGCCGTTTATAAAGCCAGTCTGCCTGAAAACTCTCCTCCAGATACTATAGTGATGACTGTTAGTGCTACTGACGCAGATGAAGGAGTGAATGGAGATATCACGTACCACTTTGGCCACATATCCGATGatgatgtaaatgtgttttctatTGATTCTAAAACGGGAGAGATCAGAGTGACAGGTATGATTGACTTTGAGGGAAGTAGTTCTTTTGAAATGAGAGTAAAGGCCAAAGATGGGTTGGGGCTAACCTCTTACGCCAAAGTTATAATAGATGTTACTGATATGAATGATAATGCTCCAGTGATTAACCTGAAATCACTGACTAATCCCATACCAGAGAATGTATCTCCTGGTACAGAGGTGGGCATCATTAACGTGCAGGATAGAGACTCTGAGAAAAATGGACAGGTCCGCTGCTCCATTCAGCAAAACGCTCCTTTTAAGTTGATTCCTTCTATTAAAAACTATTATTCTCTGGTGACCACAGGACAACTGGACCGTGAAGTAGTGTCTGATTACAACATTACAATCACTGCCAGTGACGAGGGCTCTccacctctgtcctcctctaaaACTGTTGAGTTATCTGTAGCAGACATCAACGACAACCCACCTGTGTTTGAGGAACAGTCGTACAGCGCATATGTGAGTGAAAATAACAAACCTGGCTCCACTTTATGTTCCGTTAGTGCTCGAGACCCCGACTGGAGACAAAACGGTACAGTGATTTATTCTCTGTTACCCGGTGAGGTGAACGGTGCCCCGGTGTCCTCCTATGTGTCTGTTAACGGAGACACGGGGGTGATCCACGCTGTGAGGTCGTTTGATTATGAACAGTTCAGGAGCTTTAAAGTCCACGTGATGGGCAGAGACAACGGTTCTCCTCCGCTGAGCAGCAACGTGACCGTCAGTGTGTTCATATCGGATGTGAATGACAACTCTCCTCAGATACTGTACCCCGGGCCGGAGGGCAACTCCTTCATGACCGAGCTGGTCCCCAAAGCTGCACACGGAGGCTCTCTGGTGTCCAAAGTGATAGCGGTGGACGCGGACTCCGGACAGAACGCCTGGCTGTCCTATGATATAGTGAAATCCACTGATCCGGGCCTTTTCACTATTGGTGTCCACAGCGGAGAGATCAGGACACAGCGGGACATTTCCGAGTCTGACAGCATGAAACAGAACCTGATTGTGTCAGTGAAAGATAACGGACAGCCCTCTCTGTCTGCCACCTGTTCCATGTATTTACTGATTTCTGATAACTTGGCTGAGGTGCCAGAACTGAAGGACATTTCTTATGATGAGAAGAATTCCAAACTGACGTCTTATCTGATCATCGCGCTGGTGTCTGTGTCGACGTTTTTCCtgaccttcatcatcatcatcctgggTGTGAGGTTTTGTCGCAGGAGAAAGCCCAGACTGTTGTTTGATGGAGCAGTTGCCATCCCCAGCGCTTATCTCCCTCCTAATTACGCAGATGTTGACGGCACAGGAACTTTACGCAGCACTTACAATTATGACGCCTACCTGACAACAGGTTCAAGAACCAGTGACTTCAAGTTCGTGTCATCTTACAATGACAACACACTGCCTGCTGACCAGACTCTGAGGAAAAGTCCATCAGACTTTGCTGATGCGTTTGAAGACTGTGATGCTTCACCAGAGGTAGGAACATCAAACCAATCCGATCAATTTGTGACTGGAAGTGTGACGTTGATATTGATACGCTCACCTCTTTTAgattcatcacttcatcattag